Below is a genomic region from Primulina huaijiensis isolate GDHJ02 unplaced genomic scaffold, ASM1229523v2 scaffold39457, whole genome shotgun sequence.
ggtactactcatatcaagaaatTGCATCTTTTTTCGAGagttcatcacataagaactccaaagttaagcataCTTGACTTAGGACAATTATGAGATGCGTGACCCCTTGGGAAGTTTCCTAAAGTGCATGTAAGTGAGGACATAAACACGTTGAAATAACTCGTCTTGGTTCATTGGGAACAGTCGTTGAATATGAGGcgttacaattggtatcagagcgaccTCTCATAGCAcagtgtggttcggggacgaaccaagcggaagctggtgggcatgtgaatcccggggccgaagagggcggggagtgatcgccggtgccatgaagTTGTacagacaatgagcggctccaaGCAGGATTATAGACGAAAGGAAAATAAATGAACCAGTCCCACATCGGAATTAGAGGGATTCCAAAAATTATTCAGGTATGGAACTGTGAAATTGAGGAGTActtaaaaagatttgataggtaatattcatatcaagaagttgcatctttttttcgggacctcatcacataagaattcCAAAGTTAAGCATGTTGACGTGAGACAATTCTGGAATGCGTGATCCCTTGAGAAGTTTTCGAGTGTGAGTGTGAGTGAGAACATGCTGGAAAAACTTGTCTTGGTACAATTAGGATAGTCGTCGAATCTAGGACGTTACACTATAAACGGAAACattcaatattaattttaaataaacctatatataaaaataatttaatgttatttaaaaaataaaacttagttAAGTGAAATCACTGGTAAAATCCCACCAATATTATAATTGtgaactaaaaaataaaataacacttGATATATAAATCTAGATTTTGCTCGAATTCGATGCGAAAAAAACGTAACCTAGACAACCAGTATCAAAATGATACTAATGCTACCGGTGAATCTTTGCTTCAAACTATATGACATATTtcctgtttttgtttttgtgtgtgtaatCTTCTTATTTTTGCGTTGTCCTAATTTTCAACTTCATGATTAAACTTTCATTGATCTCCGACCGTGAAAATTTAGATGGAGTTTAGAAATATGAGATCGTTTTTCtcatgcatttttttttaaattttgtttttcgaaataatatttgatattttaaaattgtcacaAGCTCTTATTTAATACAGGTGTTTTAAATATCTCAAGTAAGCGAGGTCAGTTCGTTAATCCTAATCTAAACAAAACTCTTTTCTTGTTGTCTTGACTTAACCCACATATTTTAAGTGACGAGATGGATCAGCTTGTCATTTTGGTGGATTGAAAAATTGTCAATACAATTCATTCAATTTATATGACGGGCAGGCTTAACCCATTTTAAAATCTCTGCTTGCAAACAAATTTCAACCGAATAGTGCATTactttattaataatatacattaaaaataagggaaaaaaacaaagaaaattttatcaGGTTAGTTGGTTTATAGAGGAGTTTTGTGTTCTGattagttaaaattttgtgttaaTGTCATAAATtactttcatattttatttcatttgtcAAGTCAGTGCTTACATCACACCATCGTGCATTGTTGATACAAAGCTAGATATGATTGACATGGCCAGCTGAAATTGAAAAATCCTACACAAACGAAAAAAAAAGAGTCAAtttattgcattaaaatcaGTAGATTTTAACCGATCGGAATATCAAAAGcctatattgtcaaatttaaattgaataatttCATATAGAAGAATTTATTTGAAGAATAAGCTAAAGCTTGATCGCAAAGTGGGATAGAAAAACGGAAAGAATTCAGTCACTTTAGAAAACTCTGTATAAGAATAGCAAATAATGTTTCAATGATCCATCAAAAAGTTATTACTACTCATCCTTCATCATCTCCGACACTCTCAGAATTCAGGGAATCCCTTCATGTAATCCATGAAGGAAGGAGAAATGGGGTTCCCCATGATAGAAGAATGAAAAACAGAACCAGCCCTGGATGAACACATGTACGGTTCGTTCGAATTGGGCGCGAAAAATGGAACCTCGACAATGTATGGATTAGGCATATGGTTGTACAATGGCGGCGACACTATCGACGTCTCCGGCTTAAACTCATTAACATATTTCTCGTCCGTCAAGACCGACGATGACGTCTCATGATCCTCGTACCCAACAACATTCTTAACCCTACAATCGTTCTCCTCGTCCTTGGTCGTCATCTCCGGTTTCACGATAGATCTTCCCTCCTCCTCCTCCGAACGTGAATATCCCGTTAGTTTCTGCACCAAAGCCATGAAATCACTAGCTTGAGCGTGGATTACCTTCGGCGAGTGCGTGTATATGATCACGGGTTGTCGTTTCGTTTGACTCTTGGAAGCAGGAACGCTACTATTTCCTGCATTTTCGACGAGTGGCTGGTGCGAAGAAGGTGATTTTTGTATTGCGTGGGAATCTCTATTGATTCGTAACGGTGATTGACGGGGATTACAATTGATCATCAACCCTTTCGGAGCCTCACTATCTTGAAATTTCGTAGGACTCATGGATTCTTATTTCACAACAAAAATGGAAGTTAAATGGAATTTCAGTCTCTGTCTATGTGTATATATAAAgggtttaaataatttttcaacgaATTGGCCATGAATTAGCGGAAATCAGTTTTGGATCAGTATAACATTTGCCAGCATGGGCTTCATTCTCGCACGGGTGGGGACGGAGTAGCTGGCGGGTGGCAGCTCCCAGCTACTCTTTGTATTATCACATGTTAATTAAACAACGTAACTACTATGAATCCATTAAActcaaatttatataattactAGCTAATAAGGAAGCTAATCAAACGAAGCCATATTTTTCACTTTAAATTGCACTTCAAAACAAGAATATATCCTTACTGATTTAGGCATGTCTAAAGCAAAAAAAATATGGCGATGTAATAtaatgcaagaaaatatatAGAATATCTCTATT
It encodes:
- the LOC140969017 gene encoding VQ motif-containing protein 20-like — encoded protein: MSPTKFQDSEAPKGLMINCNPRQSPLRINRDSHAIQKSPSSHQPLVENAGNSSVPASKSQTKRQPVIIYTHSPKVIHAQASDFMALVQKLTGYSRSEEEEGRSIVKPEMTTKDEENDCRVKNVVGYEDHETSSSVLTDEKYVNEFKPETSIVSPPLYNHMPNPYIVEVPFFAPNSNEPYMCSSRAGSVFHSSIMGNPISPSFMDYMKGFPEF